A genome region from Etheostoma cragini isolate CJK2018 chromosome 4, CSU_Ecrag_1.0, whole genome shotgun sequence includes the following:
- the znf740a gene encoding gastrula zinc finger protein XlCGF57.1 isoform X11, translated as MSHLPSSSVRDHMKWAGLLGCEAVLSSMALMQASSMAAPPKKMMAPLGHGPPQREGPDRAPQSHMILPSGMSCPPLVRTHFGNLIRKEGEFQAPRLLDEKEMRANEDMQQKKKNRKSVTPCKVREQEGRGGKGTGGDENGPSSKVQKNFICDHCYGAFRSGYHLKRHILIHTGEKPYACAVCDMRFIQRYHLERHSLIHTGVKPYACSMCDMRFFQRYHLERHRLTHTGMRPFTVPSSRVKPYACSMCDMRFFQRYHLARHSLTHTGVKPYACSMCDMRFFQRYHLARHSLTHTGVKPYACSMCDMRFFQRYHLARHTLTHTGVKPYACSMCDMRFFQRYHLARHSLTHTGVKPYACTMCDMRFIQRYQLERHSLTHTGVKPYACTMCDKRFFQRYHLARHSLTHMGVKPYACTMCDKRFFQRYHLARHSLTHMGVKPFACTMCDMRFVQRYHLARHSLTHTGVKPYACTMCDKRFFQRYHLARHSLTHMGVKPFACTMCDMRFVQRYHLARHSLTHTGVKPYACSMCDMRFIQRNHLERHSLTHTGEKPFACDMCDMRFIQRYHLERHKRVHSGEKPYQCERCQQNFSRTDRLLRHRRLCQGRGVAKVENQPCCEPRPYPQEPPPAPQTWSPLHPPPGRLAV; from the exons ATGTCACATCTGCCCAGCAGCTCAGTCCGCGACCATATGAAATGG GCGGGGCTGCTTGGCTGCGAGGCTGTCCTCTCCAGCATGGCCCTGATGCAGGCCAGCTCCATGGCTGCTCCGCCCAAAAAAATGATGGCTCCACTTGGCCATGGACCACCACAGAGAGAGGGACCTGATCGTGCTCCCCAGAGCCATATGATCCTCCCATCCGGAATGAGCTGTCCACCCCTGGTTAGGACCCACTTCGGAAAT CTTATCCGGAAGGAAGGTGAATTCCAAGCTCCCCGCCTTCTGGATGAGAAGGAGATGAGGGCCAATGAGGAcatgcagcagaaaaaaaagaacaggaaatCAGTTACTCCCTGCAAAGTGAGAGAACAAGAAGGAAGGGGAGGGAAG GGCACGGGGGGAGATGAGAATGGTCCATCATCCAAAGTgcagaaaaactttatttgtgaTCACTGTTACGGAGCATTTAGAAGTGGATACCACCTGAAGAGACACATCCTCATTCATACAG GGGAGAAGCCGTATGCTTGTGCCGTATGTGACATGAGGTTTATTCAGCGTTACCACCTGGAGAGACACAGCCTCATTCACACGG gggtgAAGCCGTACGCTTGTTCCATGTGTGACATGAGGTTTTTCCAGCGTTACCACCTGGAGAGACACAGACTCACTCATACGGGTATGCGTCCATTTACCGTACCCAGTTCAA GGGTGAAGCCGTACGCTTGCTCCATGTGTGACATGAGGTTCTTCCAACGTTACCATCTGGCAAGACACAGCCTCACTCATACTG GGGTGAAGCCATACGCTTGCTCCATGTGTGACATGAGATTTTTCCAACGCTACCACTTGGCAAGGCACAGCCTCACTCACACGG GGGTGAAGCCATATGCTTGCTCCATGTGTGATATGAGATTTTTCCAGAGATACCACCTGGCAAGACACACTCTCACCCATACGG GGGTGAAGCCATACGCTTGCTCCATGTGTGACATGAGGTTCTTCCAGCGTTACCATTTGGCAAGACACAGCCTCACTCATACTG GGGTGAAGCCGTATGCTTGTACCATGTGTGACATGAGGTTTATACAACGTTACCAACTGGAGAGACACAGTCTTACTCATACGG GGGTGAAGCCGTACGCTTGCACCATGTGTGACAAGAGGTTTTTTCAGCGCTACCACCTGGCGAGACACAGCCTCACTCATATGG GTGTGAAACCTTATGCTTGCACCATGTGTGACAAGAGGTTTTTTCAGCGCTACCACCTGGCGAGACACAGCCTCACTCATATGG GTGTGAAACCTTTTGCTTGCACCATGTGTGACATGAGGTTTGTTCAGCGTTACCACCTGGCGAGACACAGCCTCACTCATACGG GTGTGAAACCTTATGCTTGCACCATGTGTGACAAGAGGTTTTTTCAGCGCTACCACCTGGCGAGACACAGCCTCACTCATATGG GTGTGAAACCTTTTGCTTGCACCATGTGTGACATGAGGTTTGTTCAGCGCTACCACCTGGCGAGACACAGCCTCACTCATACGG gggtgAAGCCGTATGCTTGTTCCATGTGTGACATGAGGTTTATTCAGCGTAACCACCTGGAGAGACACAGCCTCACTCATACGG GAGAGAAGCCATTTGCTTGTGACATGTGTGATATGAGGTTTATCCAGCGTTACCACCTTGAGAGACACAAGCGTGTCCATAGTGGGGAGAAGCCTTACCAGTGTGAACGGTGCCAGCAG AACTTTTCACGGACAGACCGGCTATTGCGGCATCGGCGGTTGTGTCAGGGTCGCGGCGTAGCCAAAGTAGAGAACCAGCCATGCTGCGAACCACGCCCATACCCCCAAGAACCCCCACCCGCACCCCAAACCTGGAGTCCCCTGCACCCCCCTCCAGGCCGACTGGCGGTTTGA
- the znf740a gene encoding gastrula zinc finger protein XlCGF57.1 isoform X27, with amino-acid sequence MSHLPSSSVRDHMKWAGLLGCEAVLSSMALMQASSMAAPPKKMMAPLGHGPPQREGPDRAPQSHMILPSGMSCPPLVRTHFGNLIRKEGEFQAPRLLDEKEMRANEDMQQKKKNRKSVTPCKVREQEGRGGKGTGGDENGPSSKVQKNFICDHCYGAFRSGYHLKRHILIHTGVKPYACSMCDMRFFQRYHLARHSLTHTGVKPYACSMCDMRFFQRYHLARHSLTHTGVKPYACSMCDMRFFQRYHLARHTLTHTGVKPYACSMCDMRFFQRYHLARHSLTHTGVKPYACTMCDMRFIQRYQLERHSLTHTGVKPYACTMCDKRFFQRYHLARHSLTHMGVKPYACTMCDMKFFQRYHLARHSLTHTGVKPYACTMCDKRFFQRYHLARHSLTHMGVKPFACTMCDMRFVQRYHLARHSLTHTGVKPYACTMCDKRFFQRYHLARHSLTHMGVKPFACTMCDMRFVQRYHLARHSLTHTGVKPYACSMCDMRFIQRNHLERHSLTHTGEKPFACDMCDMRFIQRYHLERHKRVHSGEKPYQCERCQQNFSRTDRLLRHRRLCQGRGVAKVENQPCCEPRPYPQEPPPAPQTWSPLHPPPGRLAV; translated from the exons ATGTCACATCTGCCCAGCAGCTCAGTCCGCGACCATATGAAATGG GCGGGGCTGCTTGGCTGCGAGGCTGTCCTCTCCAGCATGGCCCTGATGCAGGCCAGCTCCATGGCTGCTCCGCCCAAAAAAATGATGGCTCCACTTGGCCATGGACCACCACAGAGAGAGGGACCTGATCGTGCTCCCCAGAGCCATATGATCCTCCCATCCGGAATGAGCTGTCCACCCCTGGTTAGGACCCACTTCGGAAAT CTTATCCGGAAGGAAGGTGAATTCCAAGCTCCCCGCCTTCTGGATGAGAAGGAGATGAGGGCCAATGAGGAcatgcagcagaaaaaaaagaacaggaaatCAGTTACTCCCTGCAAAGTGAGAGAACAAGAAGGAAGGGGAGGGAAG GGCACGGGGGGAGATGAGAATGGTCCATCATCCAAAGTgcagaaaaactttatttgtgaTCACTGTTACGGAGCATTTAGAAGTGGATACCACCTGAAGAGACACATCCTCATTCATACAG GGGTGAAGCCGTACGCTTGCTCCATGTGTGACATGAGGTTCTTCCAACGTTACCATCTGGCAAGACACAGCCTCACTCATACTG GGGTGAAGCCATACGCTTGCTCCATGTGTGACATGAGATTTTTCCAACGCTACCACTTGGCAAGGCACAGCCTCACTCACACGG GGGTGAAGCCATATGCTTGCTCCATGTGTGATATGAGATTTTTCCAGAGATACCACCTGGCAAGACACACTCTCACCCATACGG GGGTGAAGCCATACGCTTGCTCCATGTGTGACATGAGGTTCTTCCAGCGTTACCATTTGGCAAGACACAGCCTCACTCATACTG GGGTGAAGCCGTATGCTTGTACCATGTGTGACATGAGGTTTATACAACGTTACCAACTGGAGAGACACAGTCTTACTCATACGG GGGTGAAGCCGTACGCTTGCACCATGTGTGACAAGAGGTTTTTTCAGCGCTACCACCTGGCGAGACACAGCCTCACTCATATGG GTGTGAAACCTTATGCTTGCACCATGTGTGACATGAAGTTTTTTCAGCGTTACCACCTGGCGAGACACAGCCTCACTCATACGG GTGTGAAACCTTATGCTTGCACCATGTGTGACAAGAGGTTTTTTCAGCGCTACCACCTGGCGAGACACAGCCTCACTCATATGG GTGTGAAACCTTTTGCTTGCACCATGTGTGACATGAGGTTTGTTCAGCGTTACCACCTGGCGAGACACAGCCTCACTCATACGG GTGTGAAACCTTATGCTTGCACCATGTGTGACAAGAGGTTTTTTCAGCGCTACCACCTGGCGAGACACAGCCTCACTCATATGG GTGTGAAACCTTTTGCTTGCACCATGTGTGACATGAGGTTTGTTCAGCGCTACCACCTGGCGAGACACAGCCTCACTCATACGG gggtgAAGCCGTATGCTTGTTCCATGTGTGACATGAGGTTTATTCAGCGTAACCACCTGGAGAGACACAGCCTCACTCATACGG GAGAGAAGCCATTTGCTTGTGACATGTGTGATATGAGGTTTATCCAGCGTTACCACCTTGAGAGACACAAGCGTGTCCATAGTGGGGAGAAGCCTTACCAGTGTGAACGGTGCCAGCAG AACTTTTCACGGACAGACCGGCTATTGCGGCATCGGCGGTTGTGTCAGGGTCGCGGCGTAGCCAAAGTAGAGAACCAGCCATGCTGCGAACCACGCCCATACCCCCAAGAACCCCCACCCGCACCCCAAACCTGGAGTCCCCTGCACCCCCCTCCAGGCCGACTGGCGGTTTGA
- the znf740a gene encoding gastrula zinc finger protein XlCGF57.1 isoform X36 — protein sequence MSHLPSSSVRDHMKWAGLLGCEAVLSSMALMQASSMAAPPKKMMAPLGHGPPQREGPDRAPQSHMILPSGMSCPPLVRTHFGNLIRKEGEFQAPRLLDEKEMRANEDMQQKKKNRKSVTPCKVREQEGRGGKGTGGDENGPSSKVQKNFICDHCYGAFRSGYHLKRHILIHTGVKPYACSMCDMRFFQRYHLARHSLTHTGVKPYACSMCDMRFFQRYHLARHSLTHTGVKPYACSMCDMRFFQRYHLARHSLTHTGVKPYACTMCDMRFIQRYQLERHSLTHTGVKPYACTMCDKRFFQRYHLARHSLTHMGVKPYACTMCDMKFFQRYHLARHSLTHTGVKPYACTMCDKRFFQRYHLARHSLTHMGVKPFACTMCDMRFVQRYHLARHSLTHTGVKPYACTMCDKRFFQRYHLARHSLTHMGVKPFACTMCDMRFVQRYHLARHSLTHTGVKPYACSMCDMRFIQRNHLERHSLTHTGEKPFACDMCDMRFIQRYHLERHKRVHSGEKPYQCERCQQNFSRTDRLLRHRRLCQGRGVAKVENQPCCEPRPYPQEPPPAPQTWSPLHPPPGRLAV from the exons ATGTCACATCTGCCCAGCAGCTCAGTCCGCGACCATATGAAATGG GCGGGGCTGCTTGGCTGCGAGGCTGTCCTCTCCAGCATGGCCCTGATGCAGGCCAGCTCCATGGCTGCTCCGCCCAAAAAAATGATGGCTCCACTTGGCCATGGACCACCACAGAGAGAGGGACCTGATCGTGCTCCCCAGAGCCATATGATCCTCCCATCCGGAATGAGCTGTCCACCCCTGGTTAGGACCCACTTCGGAAAT CTTATCCGGAAGGAAGGTGAATTCCAAGCTCCCCGCCTTCTGGATGAGAAGGAGATGAGGGCCAATGAGGAcatgcagcagaaaaaaaagaacaggaaatCAGTTACTCCCTGCAAAGTGAGAGAACAAGAAGGAAGGGGAGGGAAG GGCACGGGGGGAGATGAGAATGGTCCATCATCCAAAGTgcagaaaaactttatttgtgaTCACTGTTACGGAGCATTTAGAAGTGGATACCACCTGAAGAGACACATCCTCATTCATACAG GGGTGAAGCCGTACGCTTGCTCCATGTGTGACATGAGGTTCTTCCAACGTTACCATCTGGCAAGACACAGCCTCACTCATACTG GGGTGAAGCCATACGCTTGCTCCATGTGTGACATGAGATTTTTCCAACGCTACCACTTGGCAAGGCACAGCCTCACTCACACGG GGGTGAAGCCATACGCTTGCTCCATGTGTGACATGAGGTTCTTCCAGCGTTACCATTTGGCAAGACACAGCCTCACTCATACTG GGGTGAAGCCGTATGCTTGTACCATGTGTGACATGAGGTTTATACAACGTTACCAACTGGAGAGACACAGTCTTACTCATACGG GGGTGAAGCCGTACGCTTGCACCATGTGTGACAAGAGGTTTTTTCAGCGCTACCACCTGGCGAGACACAGCCTCACTCATATGG GTGTGAAACCTTATGCTTGCACCATGTGTGACATGAAGTTTTTTCAGCGTTACCACCTGGCGAGACACAGCCTCACTCATACGG GTGTGAAACCTTATGCTTGCACCATGTGTGACAAGAGGTTTTTTCAGCGCTACCACCTGGCGAGACACAGCCTCACTCATATGG GTGTGAAACCTTTTGCTTGCACCATGTGTGACATGAGGTTTGTTCAGCGTTACCACCTGGCGAGACACAGCCTCACTCATACGG GTGTGAAACCTTATGCTTGCACCATGTGTGACAAGAGGTTTTTTCAGCGCTACCACCTGGCGAGACACAGCCTCACTCATATGG GTGTGAAACCTTTTGCTTGCACCATGTGTGACATGAGGTTTGTTCAGCGCTACCACCTGGCGAGACACAGCCTCACTCATACGG gggtgAAGCCGTATGCTTGTTCCATGTGTGACATGAGGTTTATTCAGCGTAACCACCTGGAGAGACACAGCCTCACTCATACGG GAGAGAAGCCATTTGCTTGTGACATGTGTGATATGAGGTTTATCCAGCGTTACCACCTTGAGAGACACAAGCGTGTCCATAGTGGGGAGAAGCCTTACCAGTGTGAACGGTGCCAGCAG AACTTTTCACGGACAGACCGGCTATTGCGGCATCGGCGGTTGTGTCAGGGTCGCGGCGTAGCCAAAGTAGAGAACCAGCCATGCTGCGAACCACGCCCATACCCCCAAGAACCCCCACCCGCACCCCAAACCTGGAGTCCCCTGCACCCCCCTCCAGGCCGACTGGCGGTTTGA
- the znf740a gene encoding gastrula zinc finger protein XlCGF57.1 isoform X33, with amino-acid sequence MSHLPSSSVRDHMKWAGLLGCEAVLSSMALMQASSMAAPPKKMMAPLGHGPPQREGPDRAPQSHMILPSGMSCPPLVRTHFGNLIRKEGEFQAPRLLDEKEMRANEDMQQKKKNRKSVTPCKVREQEGRGGKGTGGDENGPSSKVQKNFICDHCYGAFRSGYHLKRHILIHTGEKPYACAVCDMRFIQRYHLERHSLIHTGVKPYACSMCDMRFFQRYHLERHRLTHTGMRPFTVPSSRVKPYACSMCDMRFFQRYHLARHSLTHTGVKPYACSMCDMRFFQRYHLARHSLTHTGVKPYACSMCDMRFFQRYHLARHTLTHTGVKPYACSMCDMRFFQRYHLARHSLTHTGVKPYACTMCDMRFIQRYQLERHSLTHTGVKPYACTMCDKRFFQRYHLARHSLTHMGVKPYACTMCDMKFFQRYHLARHSLTHTGVKPYACTMCDKRFFQRYHLARHSLTHMGVKPYACTMCDKRFFQRYHLARHSLTHMGEKPFACDMCDMRFIQRYHLERHKRVHSGEKPYQCERCQQNFSRTDRLLRHRRLCQGRGVAKVENQPCCEPRPYPQEPPPAPQTWSPLHPPPGRLAV; translated from the exons ATGTCACATCTGCCCAGCAGCTCAGTCCGCGACCATATGAAATGG GCGGGGCTGCTTGGCTGCGAGGCTGTCCTCTCCAGCATGGCCCTGATGCAGGCCAGCTCCATGGCTGCTCCGCCCAAAAAAATGATGGCTCCACTTGGCCATGGACCACCACAGAGAGAGGGACCTGATCGTGCTCCCCAGAGCCATATGATCCTCCCATCCGGAATGAGCTGTCCACCCCTGGTTAGGACCCACTTCGGAAAT CTTATCCGGAAGGAAGGTGAATTCCAAGCTCCCCGCCTTCTGGATGAGAAGGAGATGAGGGCCAATGAGGAcatgcagcagaaaaaaaagaacaggaaatCAGTTACTCCCTGCAAAGTGAGAGAACAAGAAGGAAGGGGAGGGAAG GGCACGGGGGGAGATGAGAATGGTCCATCATCCAAAGTgcagaaaaactttatttgtgaTCACTGTTACGGAGCATTTAGAAGTGGATACCACCTGAAGAGACACATCCTCATTCATACAG GGGAGAAGCCGTATGCTTGTGCCGTATGTGACATGAGGTTTATTCAGCGTTACCACCTGGAGAGACACAGCCTCATTCACACGG gggtgAAGCCGTACGCTTGTTCCATGTGTGACATGAGGTTTTTCCAGCGTTACCACCTGGAGAGACACAGACTCACTCATACGGGTATGCGTCCATTTACCGTACCCAGTTCAA GGGTGAAGCCGTACGCTTGCTCCATGTGTGACATGAGGTTCTTCCAACGTTACCATCTGGCAAGACACAGCCTCACTCATACTG GGGTGAAGCCATACGCTTGCTCCATGTGTGACATGAGATTTTTCCAACGCTACCACTTGGCAAGGCACAGCCTCACTCACACGG GGGTGAAGCCATATGCTTGCTCCATGTGTGATATGAGATTTTTCCAGAGATACCACCTGGCAAGACACACTCTCACCCATACGG GGGTGAAGCCATACGCTTGCTCCATGTGTGACATGAGGTTCTTCCAGCGTTACCATTTGGCAAGACACAGCCTCACTCATACTG GGGTGAAGCCGTATGCTTGTACCATGTGTGACATGAGGTTTATACAACGTTACCAACTGGAGAGACACAGTCTTACTCATACGG GGGTGAAGCCGTACGCTTGCACCATGTGTGACAAGAGGTTTTTTCAGCGCTACCACCTGGCGAGACACAGCCTCACTCATATGG GTGTGAAACCTTATGCTTGCACCATGTGTGACATGAAGTTTTTTCAGCGTTACCACCTGGCGAGACACAGCCTCACTCATACGG GTGTGAAACCTTATGCTTGCACCATGTGTGACAAGAGGTTTTTTCAGCGCTACCACCTGGCGAGACACAGCCTCACTCATATGG GTGTGAAACCTTATGCTTGCACCATGTGTGACAAGAGGTTTTTTCAGCGCTACCACCTGGCGAGACACAGCCTCACTCATATGG GAGAGAAGCCATTTGCTTGTGACATGTGTGATATGAGGTTTATCCAGCGTTACCACCTTGAGAGACACAAGCGTGTCCATAGTGGGGAGAAGCCTTACCAGTGTGAACGGTGCCAGCAG AACTTTTCACGGACAGACCGGCTATTGCGGCATCGGCGGTTGTGTCAGGGTCGCGGCGTAGCCAAAGTAGAGAACCAGCCATGCTGCGAACCACGCCCATACCCCCAAGAACCCCCACCCGCACCCCAAACCTGGAGTCCCCTGCACCCCCCTCCAGGCCGACTGGCGGTTTGA
- the znf740a gene encoding zinc finger protein 2 isoform X42, with amino-acid sequence MSHLPSSSVRDHMKWAGLLGCEAVLSSMALMQASSMAAPPKKMMAPLGHGPPQREGPDRAPQSHMILPSGMSCPPLVRTHFGNLIRKEGEFQAPRLLDEKEMRANEDMQQKKKNRKSVTPCKVREQEGRGGKGTGGDENGPSSKVQKNFICDHCYGAFRSGYHLKRHILIHTGEKPYACAVCDMRFIQRYHLERHSLIHTGVKPYACSMCDMRFFQRYHLERHRLTHTGMRPFTVPSSRVKPYACSMCDMRFFQRYHLARHSLTHTGVKPYACSMCDMRFFQRYHLARHSLTHTGVKPYACSMCDMRFFQRYHLARHTLTHTGVKPYACSMCDMRFFQRYHLARHSLTHTGVKPYACTMCDMRFIQRYQLERHSLTHTGVKPYACTMCDKRFFQRYHLARHSLTHMGVKPYACTMCDMKFFQRYHLARHSLTHTGVKPYACSMCDMRFIQRNHLERHSLTHTGEKPFACDMCDMRFIQRYHLERHKRVHSGEKPYQCERCQQNFSRTDRLLRHRRLCQGRGVAKVENQPCCEPRPYPQEPPPAPQTWSPLHPPPGRLAV; translated from the exons ATGTCACATCTGCCCAGCAGCTCAGTCCGCGACCATATGAAATGG GCGGGGCTGCTTGGCTGCGAGGCTGTCCTCTCCAGCATGGCCCTGATGCAGGCCAGCTCCATGGCTGCTCCGCCCAAAAAAATGATGGCTCCACTTGGCCATGGACCACCACAGAGAGAGGGACCTGATCGTGCTCCCCAGAGCCATATGATCCTCCCATCCGGAATGAGCTGTCCACCCCTGGTTAGGACCCACTTCGGAAAT CTTATCCGGAAGGAAGGTGAATTCCAAGCTCCCCGCCTTCTGGATGAGAAGGAGATGAGGGCCAATGAGGAcatgcagcagaaaaaaaagaacaggaaatCAGTTACTCCCTGCAAAGTGAGAGAACAAGAAGGAAGGGGAGGGAAG GGCACGGGGGGAGATGAGAATGGTCCATCATCCAAAGTgcagaaaaactttatttgtgaTCACTGTTACGGAGCATTTAGAAGTGGATACCACCTGAAGAGACACATCCTCATTCATACAG GGGAGAAGCCGTATGCTTGTGCCGTATGTGACATGAGGTTTATTCAGCGTTACCACCTGGAGAGACACAGCCTCATTCACACGG gggtgAAGCCGTACGCTTGTTCCATGTGTGACATGAGGTTTTTCCAGCGTTACCACCTGGAGAGACACAGACTCACTCATACGGGTATGCGTCCATTTACCGTACCCAGTTCAA GGGTGAAGCCGTACGCTTGCTCCATGTGTGACATGAGGTTCTTCCAACGTTACCATCTGGCAAGACACAGCCTCACTCATACTG GGGTGAAGCCATACGCTTGCTCCATGTGTGACATGAGATTTTTCCAACGCTACCACTTGGCAAGGCACAGCCTCACTCACACGG GGGTGAAGCCATATGCTTGCTCCATGTGTGATATGAGATTTTTCCAGAGATACCACCTGGCAAGACACACTCTCACCCATACGG GGGTGAAGCCATACGCTTGCTCCATGTGTGACATGAGGTTCTTCCAGCGTTACCATTTGGCAAGACACAGCCTCACTCATACTG GGGTGAAGCCGTATGCTTGTACCATGTGTGACATGAGGTTTATACAACGTTACCAACTGGAGAGACACAGTCTTACTCATACGG GGGTGAAGCCGTACGCTTGCACCATGTGTGACAAGAGGTTTTTTCAGCGCTACCACCTGGCGAGACACAGCCTCACTCATATGG GTGTGAAACCTTATGCTTGCACCATGTGTGACATGAAGTTTTTTCAGCGTTACCACCTGGCGAGACACAGCCTCACTCATACGG gggtgAAGCCGTATGCTTGTTCCATGTGTGACATGAGGTTTATTCAGCGTAACCACCTGGAGAGACACAGCCTCACTCATACGG GAGAGAAGCCATTTGCTTGTGACATGTGTGATATGAGGTTTATCCAGCGTTACCACCTTGAGAGACACAAGCGTGTCCATAGTGGGGAGAAGCCTTACCAGTGTGAACGGTGCCAGCAG AACTTTTCACGGACAGACCGGCTATTGCGGCATCGGCGGTTGTGTCAGGGTCGCGGCGTAGCCAAAGTAGAGAACCAGCCATGCTGCGAACCACGCCCATACCCCCAAGAACCCCCACCCGCACCCCAAACCTGGAGTCCCCTGCACCCCCCTCCAGGCCGACTGGCGGTTTGA